The genomic DNA CCGTACCGTTCTCGACAGCATCAGCGAAAATTACTTGCTGCAGAACATCAAGCGCATGTCCGCCGAAGCACAAAACAGCCTGGATTTTCTCGATGAGCAACTGCCGGAAATCAAGGAAAAGCTCACCAGTGCGGAAGAAAAGCTGAACGCCTACCGCCTGAAAAGCGAATCGGTAGACCTCTCCCTGGAAACCCAGTCCGTACTGGAGCGCCTGGTGGCCATCGAGGCCAAGATCAACGAACTAAAAATAAAAGAAAGCGAAGTATCCGCCCGCTTCACCCAGGAGCACCCCGCGTACCGCACCTTGATCCAGCAGCGCGGCTCCTTGATGCAGGAAAAAGAAGAGCTCAACAAACAGATCAAAGCCCTGCCAGAAACCCAGCAAGAAGTCCTGCGCCTCATGCGCGATGTGGAAGTCAATCAGGAAATCTATGTGGGCCTGCTCAACAAAGTGCAGGAACTACGCATCATGAAGGCCGGCACCGTAGGCAGCGTGCGCATTATCGATCAAGCCATGGTGCAGCCGGCGGCGGTGAAACCGAAAAAACCACTCATCGCTATCCTGGCTGCCATGCTGGGAGCAATGGCATCCGTTGGGTTCGTGTTGCTCAAAGCCGCTTTCAATAAAGGCATCGAAAGCCCCGAGCAGCTGGAAGAGCAGGGCGTTTCCGTGTACGCCGCTGTTCCCGTATCCCAAGTCCAGAGCAAAACGGATCGCCTGGCCAACCTTGGTCGCAAGCGCAAGCAGGTATCCAAAACGGTGCCGCTGCTGGCAGCCACCTCCCCGGAAGACCTGGCCGTGGAAGCCCTGCGTAGCCTTCGCACCAGCCTGCACTTCGCCATGCTGGAATCTACCAATAAAGTACTGATGATCTCCGGCCCCAGCCCCGGTGTGGGCAAGAGCTTTATCTCTGCCAACTTGGCTGCCGTATTGGCACAGGCGGGCCAGCGAGTGGTTGTGATTGATGCCGATCTGCGCAAAGGCCACATGCACCGCTATTTTGGTGGTGCCAATGAAACCGGGCTATCCAGCTACCTGTCCGGCCAGGCGCAGTTAAAAGACATCACTCAGGAAACCTCCACGGCTAACTTGACGTTTATCTCCCGAGGGCAGGTGCCGCCTAATCCCTCCGAGCTGCTGATGCACGATCGCCTGAAACAATTAATGGATACATTGAGTAGCGAATACGATCTGGTATTGGTGGATACGCCGCCCATCCTGGCTGTCACAGATGCCGCCATCGTCGGCCAGCTGGCCGGCAGCAGCCTTATCGTCACTCGCTACGGCGTCAATAGCGTGAAAGAAGTGGATATCACCCTCACGCGATTCGCCCAGAACAAGGTGGAAATCAAGGGTGCCATCCTCAACTGCATGGAACGCCGCGCCTCCAACGAATACGGCTACTACGCTTATGAATATGGAAGTAGCAGCGATTAACTGGGTGTTGCCAAGACGGTGGAAGCCAGCGACCCACCGTAGGAGCCTCGCTTGAGAGACGAAGGGGCTCTTGAAACCCTGCCCCGAAAAACCTGACAACCGGTAAGGAAACATGAATAAAAAGGTTTTAAGTATCTTTGGCACTCGCCCGGAAGCCATCAAGATGGCACCGGTGGTAAAAGCGATTGAGGCACATCCGGCACTGGAAGGGAAAGTCTGCGTAACAGCCCAGCATCGGGAAATGCTGGATCAAGTGCTGGCGCTTTTTGACATCAAGCCGGACCATGATTTGAACATCATGGCACCCGGGCAAGACCTGTATGACATTACTTCACGGATCATGCTGGGCTTGCGAGAGGTGCTGCGCCAGGAAAAGCCGGATGTCGTTCTTGTTCATGGGGATACGGCAACGACGTTTGCGGCCTCACTGGCGGCATTTTATGAACAGATTCCGGTAGGGCATGTTGAGGCAGGCTTGCGGACGGGCAATCTGTATTCCCCCTGGCCTGAAGAAGCCAACCGAAAACTTACTGGCGTACTGGCGGCCTATCATTTTGCGCCTACGGACACCTCACGTAACTCTCTCCTCAAGGAGAGTATCAGCGATAGCGCGGTTCACATTACCGGGAATACGGTTATCGATGCCCTGTTGATGGTGCGCGACCAGATTGAGGCCGATACGGAATTAAAATCCCGTCTCGAAACGGCGTTACCCTATGGCTTATCACGCAAAATGGTGCTGGTAACAGGTCACCGCCGAGAAAGCTTTGGTGGTGGCTTCGAGAGAATTTGTCATGCCATTGCCGAACTGGCCAAGCGTTACCCAGATGTGGAAGTGGTGTACCCCGTTCACCTGAACCCTAATGTGCAGGAGCCGGTAAACCGCATCCTCACAGGCCTGAGTAATGTGCACCTAATTCCCCCACAGGACTACCTGCCATTTGTGTCACTCATGAGCCGCGCCCACATCATCCTCACGGATTCCGGGGGCATTCAGGAGGAAGCCCCGTCTCTGGGCAAGCCGGTGCTGGTCATGCGAGACACAACCGAAAGGCCTGAGGCGGTGTCAGCGGGTACCGTCAAACTGGTGGGTACGGAAACGAATGCCATTGTCGATGCCGTCAGCACCCTCATGGACAACGCCGATGCCTGGGAAGCCATGAGCCGGGCGCACAACCCCTATGGCGATGGCAAGGCATCACAGCGAATAGCAGACATTCTCGCGAGCTAACCAGGCTGAAAGCCAGGTACGAATAAACAGGATAGACAAAATGCAGTTTGAAACGATTTGTGTTGTGGGATTGGGATACATTGGTTTGCCAACAGCGGCAGCATTCGCTGGCCGGCGCAAAAATGTCATTGGCGTGGATATTAACCAGCATGCGGTAGATACCATCAATCGTGGTGAAATCCACATTGTAGAGCCCGAGCTGGATATCGCTGTTCATGCTGCCGTTAAAGAGGGCAACCTGCGGGCTACAACCCGCCCAGAGCCGGCTGATGCTTTTTTGGTTGCTGTGCCCACACCCTTCAAGAAGGGTGAAGAGGCGGGCGCAATCCCAACCCCGGATTTGAGCTATATCCAGGCGGCAGCAGATTCCATCGCGCCAGTGCTGAAAAAAGGCGATCTGGTCATCCTCGAATCTACCTCACCCGTCGGTGCCACGGAAAAAATGGCAGGGTGGTTAGCCCAGGCCAGAACAGACCTCAGCTTCCCGCAACAGGCTGGCGAAGATTCCGATATTCGTATCGCGCATTGTCCGGAGCGGGTCCTACCCGGCCATGTCATGCATGAGCTGATCGAAAATGACCGCATTATTGGTGGCATGACGAATAAATGCTCTGAAGCGGCCTGTGAACTGTATAAAACCTTTGTTCGCGGGGAGTGCTTGTTGACCACTGCACGCACTGCAGAAATGGCAAAGCTGACGGAAAATGCCTTTCGGGATGTGAATATCGCTTTTGCCAATGAGCTTTCCATGATTTGCGATAAGGTCGATATCAATGTCTGGGAGCTGATTTCATTGGCTAATAGGCACCCAAGGGTGAATATTTTGCAGCCTGGTCCAGGTGTGGGTGGCCACTGCATTGCTGTGGATCCGTGGTTTATTGTTAGTGAGACGCCAGAGCAGGCAAAACTGATTAATAGTGCTCGTGAAGTCAATGACGCAAAGCCAGATTGGGTGCTGAAAAAAATAAAAGAAGAGTATGAGATTTTTTCTCAGGAATGTTGCGATGATATGGGTATAGTAATCTATGGTATTACCTTTAAAGAAAATATAGATGACTGCAGGGAAAGTCCGGCTTTGGGGATTGCTAAAAAGCTTAGCAGTTCTTTGAGTAAGGTTTATGTCCACGATGAAAATGTAAAGCTCGAAGAGTTGGCTCACCACGGTCTTGATGCGTATGTTGCACAAGAAGACCAAGAATGTAGGCTAATGCATGTTTTTTTGGTGATGCATAAGGGGTACAAAGAAAAAATAGAAAGTTTGTCGATCAGAGGGTGTAAAGTAGTTTCATTTAAGAGCTGATATGAGCGTTCAAGCATTTTCATCAATACTCTCCTCCGCCGGAATAAAACTTTCCTCTATGCTGATGGTTGTTGTATTTGCTAAACATATGTCAGAGGAAGGTTTTGGATTGTTTAGCTACGGGTTTAGCATGATTGTTACCCTCGCAACCTTTATTAGTTATGCTATAGGACAGACGTGGGGGAAGTTAGGCTCTGAAAATAAAAGTAAAAAACTGGTTGCGCCGCTTGTTATTTTTTGGGGAGGGCTGGCGTTTACATTATCTGTTCTGATTACATTTTGGGCTGGGTATCCAGTCAATTTAATATTAATTGTTAGTCTTTCTTCAGTTTTAGCTATGCTGTCTTATTCTGGACAGTTTGTCTCGTTGTATTTGGGGCGATATAAGTTTGCGCTGCTGTCATCGAGCGCAGCTGTATTGCTTTTTGTTCTGCTCCTTATTGTCCTTGCTTTCGGGTTGCTCAAGCTTAATCATGAAAATGCGTTTGTCTTTTTGGTTGTTTTTTATTTGGTTCAGGCCCCTGCTTGGCTATCTCTTTTAAGTGTATTAAGTAATGAAGGGGGTAAGGCGGTTGGTTTTCGTTGGGTTTCAAATGTGAGCGCAAAGTATGCAACGTTGTCTTTGATGGGGGCGCCGGTGCATTTTTTATGTTTAACGATGCTGGCTCTTTATTCTGGTGTGAACGATGTAGGCTCATTTAATCTTTCATTTCAGTTATATGTGGCAACAATTTTTTGCGTAGCAAGTTTGCAGCCTGTGATGCTTAAGAGTTTTGCTGGAAAGGGTTTGAGCCGAGTGGGTGCGTACGTTCTGTTTTCAATAATCGTGGTTGCCGCTTCCGTTTTTGGGTATTGGTTTTTGGGTCAGATGTTTTCGTGTTCCGATATATCATTGCTTTGTTTAGATGAGAAGGTGGTGGCAATGCCGTTCGTTTGCGCGCTGCTGGCTGGAAACAACACAATATTGATGCAGTACATAAACGCCAACTATGATCCGTCTGTTAATATTAAACTCCAAGCATTTTATGCCTGCTTATATTTCATGTTCTCAGTTTTTTTTCTTTGGTATGGATTGGGTGTTACAGGATTATATGCAGCAATTATAGTGTCGTCTTTGCTTCTTTTGATTTTTCAGATTTTGGCAATTAGGAGGATGGCTGATGAATATTGTTCCACTGGCGTTGTCTGATTTGGAACTGGTTCGAAGGCTTCACTTTGAAATTTACGGATGGACTAAAAATAAAGATGAATTTGAATCAATGTATGTCGACTCTCAGGGGGATCTAAAGGCGGTTGGCTATCTGGCAAAAAATGAAAGAGGGGAGGCCGCTGCATATTATGGTGTTTTTTTATGTGATCTGAGAGTTGACGGTAAATTTTTCTTTTCGGCACAGTCTGGAGATACCATGACTCACCCGGACTTTCAGGGAAAAGGTTTGTTCACGAAGTTGGCACTTAAAACATATGATAAAGTGAGAGAGTTAGGTGTTGATTTTGTTTATGGGTTCCCAAATGAAAGCTCTTACCCTGGATTCAAAAGAAAGCTTAACTGGAACTTCCCATTTAAAATGAAAAAAGCAATTAGAGTTGTTCCTTGTTTACCCTTTGGGCTTGGTGGTGATTTATTCGGCATGATTGATCTCGCGGTTCTCGAGGCTGCTGGGTTCAGGGATATCGCTGAAGATACATTTGGAAGAGCGAATGCAATTAAAGGAGACTGCTTCGCGATTTTTCCAGACAGGACTTTTGAGAAAAAAAAGTACTATATTTATGAGTCAAACGGGGCCTCCATTCTTATAAAGCTGGATCGCCTAAAGATATATATTGGATTTATGAATGCGGAAGAAGAATCCGGATATAAAATGCTTTTTGATAAAGTGTTTTGGGTGGCGTTTTTAACGGGGAGGCCCGCTCTGATAACATACCTGTCTAGTTGGTGTCACGAGTTTGACTTTATTAAGTCAAAATTCAAGGTTTCTGAAAGTTTAAACTTCGGCTATTTGGGGTTTGATAATAATTTTTCAGACCATTTTAACACTTTAAGAATTAGGTATGTTGATTATGATACATTTTAGAAAGGGGATCAGGTATGCTCTTCTGTCGTCTCTAGGGGGAGTTGCTACGCCTTCTGCAGGTGTCCACTTGTTGGCTGGCCACCTTCTCAATAGACGGGGCGAAGGGTTGAAAGAAAATGTTTTTCGTCGGCAGCTTGAAAGTTTAAGTGGATGTTGTGAGTTTTTGGATTACCAGGCAGCAGTTTCTTTAATTAAGAGCGGTGATGTAAATTGCAATGTTCCAAAAGTGGCGTTTACTTTTGATGATGGGTTCGATGACTGCTCTGAATATATAGCTCCTGTACTTAATGAATTTGGTATTAAAGGTTGCTTTTTTATTAACCCAAACTTCTGTCTAGGTAGTGAATCTTATAGAAAAGAATTTTCCGAAAGAGCGGTTCTTTTGCCTGGAAAACTGCCGATGGAAGTCGCTCAAGTCAGAAAGTTGGCAGATCAGGGGCATGTGATTGGTGCGCATACAATGGATCATGCTCTGTTGTTAAGCAATGATGATGATTTTTTGGTGGATCAGATTGTTCATTGCAAAAGAGCTGTTGAATCTATATCTGAGAAGAAATGTGATGACTTTGCTTGGACTTACGGCGGGTATAAACATATATCACAAAAAGCCATTGATCTTGCTTTGAGTTGTTACGGGAATGTTCTTAGTTCGGATAATCATCATTACTATTTAGGGAATGATGGTGAGAATCTTTCTGTGATCAATCGTCGTCACTTTGAACCTTACTGGCCAAGCTCCCATGTTAAGTACTTCCTATCTAAGAAAAAATCTAGCTATAAAGTTTAAGTTCGCTTATTTCATTATTTCTGTGTTGTTGATGCTGGCATTTAATTTTATGTCGGTTTCAGATTTGCCGATACTTGTTGT from Alcanivorax sp. includes the following:
- a CDS encoding polysaccharide deacetylase family protein is translated as MKENVFRRQLESLSGCCEFLDYQAAVSLIKSGDVNCNVPKVAFTFDDGFDDCSEYIAPVLNEFGIKGCFFINPNFCLGSESYRKEFSERAVLLPGKLPMEVAQVRKLADQGHVIGAHTMDHALLLSNDDDFLVDQIVHCKRAVESISEKKCDDFAWTYGGYKHISQKAIDLALSCYGNVLSSDNHHYYLGNDGENLSVINRRHFEPYWPSSHVKYFLSKKKSSYKV
- the wecC gene encoding UDP-N-acetyl-D-mannosamine dehydrogenase, which produces MQFETICVVGLGYIGLPTAAAFAGRRKNVIGVDINQHAVDTINRGEIHIVEPELDIAVHAAVKEGNLRATTRPEPADAFLVAVPTPFKKGEEAGAIPTPDLSYIQAAADSIAPVLKKGDLVILESTSPVGATEKMAGWLAQARTDLSFPQQAGEDSDIRIAHCPERVLPGHVMHELIENDRIIGGMTNKCSEAACELYKTFVRGECLLTTARTAEMAKLTENAFRDVNIAFANELSMICDKVDINVWELISLANRHPRVNILQPGPGVGGHCIAVDPWFIVSETPEQAKLINSAREVNDAKPDWVLKKIKEEYEIFSQECCDDMGIVIYGITFKENIDDCRESPALGIAKKLSSSLSKVYVHDENVKLEELAHHGLDAYVAQEDQECRLMHVFLVMHKGYKEKIESLSIRGCKVVSFKS
- a CDS encoding polysaccharide biosynthesis tyrosine autokinase; translated protein: MTENTSTSNRQPQSSSMADEIDLQKLSGLLLDHRWLIIGTTLIALFLGVAYGVLATPIYKADALLQVEDKQGGVPGFSELNELFTEESSADAEIQIIRSRMVLGDVIDQLQMDILIQPDRLPLIGGLGAPDPAPEFVAKPLFAGYRDSETFVTIKNFRVPDTLKGEAFTLLEENGQPTLYLEDQKVGSAPVGEPIKSEDGRIQLELGEWEYGGEPLSLVKQSRADAVNQLRGRLSVSEQGKATGIIAMAITGPHKIRIRTVLDSISENYLLQNIKRMSAEAQNSLDFLDEQLPEIKEKLTSAEEKLNAYRLKSESVDLSLETQSVLERLVAIEAKINELKIKESEVSARFTQEHPAYRTLIQQRGSLMQEKEELNKQIKALPETQQEVLRLMRDVEVNQEIYVGLLNKVQELRIMKAGTVGSVRIIDQAMVQPAAVKPKKPLIAILAAMLGAMASVGFVLLKAAFNKGIESPEQLEEQGVSVYAAVPVSQVQSKTDRLANLGRKRKQVSKTVPLLAATSPEDLAVEALRSLRTSLHFAMLESTNKVLMISGPSPGVGKSFISANLAAVLAQAGQRVVVIDADLRKGHMHRYFGGANETGLSSYLSGQAQLKDITQETSTANLTFISRGQVPPNPSELLMHDRLKQLMDTLSSEYDLVLVDTPPILAVTDAAIVGQLAGSSLIVTRYGVNSVKEVDITLTRFAQNKVEIKGAILNCMERRASNEYGYYAYEYGSSSD
- the wecB gene encoding UDP-N-acetylglucosamine 2-epimerase (non-hydrolyzing) — translated: MNKKVLSIFGTRPEAIKMAPVVKAIEAHPALEGKVCVTAQHREMLDQVLALFDIKPDHDLNIMAPGQDLYDITSRIMLGLREVLRQEKPDVVLVHGDTATTFAASLAAFYEQIPVGHVEAGLRTGNLYSPWPEEANRKLTGVLAAYHFAPTDTSRNSLLKESISDSAVHITGNTVIDALLMVRDQIEADTELKSRLETALPYGLSRKMVLVTGHRRESFGGGFERICHAIAELAKRYPDVEVVYPVHLNPNVQEPVNRILTGLSNVHLIPPQDYLPFVSLMSRAHIILTDSGGIQEEAPSLGKPVLVMRDTTERPEAVSAGTVKLVGTETNAIVDAVSTLMDNADAWEAMSRAHNPYGDGKASQRIADILAS
- a CDS encoding GNAT family N-acetyltransferase, with the protein product MNIVPLALSDLELVRRLHFEIYGWTKNKDEFESMYVDSQGDLKAVGYLAKNERGEAAAYYGVFLCDLRVDGKFFFSAQSGDTMTHPDFQGKGLFTKLALKTYDKVRELGVDFVYGFPNESSYPGFKRKLNWNFPFKMKKAIRVVPCLPFGLGGDLFGMIDLAVLEAAGFRDIAEDTFGRANAIKGDCFAIFPDRTFEKKKYYIYESNGASILIKLDRLKIYIGFMNAEEESGYKMLFDKVFWVAFLTGRPALITYLSSWCHEFDFIKSKFKVSESLNFGYLGFDNNFSDHFNTLRIRYVDYDTF